DNA from Tachypleus tridentatus isolate NWPU-2018 chromosome 8, ASM421037v1, whole genome shotgun sequence:
tttatgtttcgttgtataagtccgtaaatctctggtttaatgcagcatgccagttaatggtctaggttcattttttgtttctgtaagtcatgtagttcttcgtattttgtgttcaacatggctttaagtagtttctTCTGtcaattttgaataatgtttgtgcattgattaaacattttgatagttttaactttacaaagttaggggttagttgttcctttctacattgttgaatgaaaagtcaccttcacacgtttttgaacactgcaagtcaaataaacacaatataaacatagaaaacactcaaatactaaataaagaaacaaacataaacaaacgcaaaattaaagaagccttacttatagagGTTTTGCGTGAACCTATTAGTGTCACGTGACCACAACGAGGTTTGTAAACATACCTCCATATTGGGTGCCAAGTGTCCCGCATGACTGAACGAGTTAACAACTGCTGTATTCAGTACTATTCACATATAAATGGCTGCCGCTGGcttttcatcacttgtagcacaCCTGACAGGTGCTGAAAAGGCCAGGTATGAGGAAAAAGTGAAGGAACTGGGTGTAGGAGACCCGTATATGCTCCCGCCACGTGTATTTACGCCAGTAATATCCAGCCAAGACAACGTTGCTCAGAGTCAGACTGTTGCCGGAGTAGATCTGCCAAATATTACATATGGTGacatttgtatatatttgataaacaggaCTTCCACCTATACAAATAAAAGTCTAAAAGGTTACAAACGCCTTGATGCGTACAAGTACTTTGTGGCAGGATTTGTACAGAATGTCCAGATAACCAGGGCAACGTCGGATAAAGTCATCATTACAGCAAAGGTTTGTACatcatgttatattacatacatgtatcatgtactctgtatgatagatttaactacattttagacGAAGACTAGATACTGAAGTAAAGTAGGGCCCCCATTTTAATAAATggttcaatattattgtactacATGTGTACTGACTGTTGTCAAAGCTCTAGCCTAGGAGCACTtctatacatgtttgtataatgatattaagaCACCTAATTGTCTAggctgtttcaaaacttaatttttgatttatgattaatttttggTAAGGAATCAATATATAGATAATAATTAGTACAAGTAGACATAGACCGTTAAAGCTGGTCAATAGCCAtgttatatttctgtaaaaataatttaatatataactgttctattattttttatattattttattatttgagtgaCACATGTATCCCAACCTGATGCCCAGTTGTCTTTAAAAGCTTATATATACACAAcctaatattttctttgttattttacaggTGTGCCACTCTCAGCGGCTAAATGAACCACCACTAAAGCCATGGGTTGCTAGCTGCAGGAATAGAGAGATAGTATCTTCCCACTGCACCTGCAAGGCTGGACTAGGTGAAGTCTGCTCCCACGTAGCAGCAACTTTGTTCTACATGGAAGCTGTCGTGAAGAGACATCACAGCACAGCTTGCATATCAATGCCTTGTAAGTGGATTGTGCCATCCAGAGGAAAGGGACACTTAAGCAGGTCACAGACATGGACTTCACAAGTGTCACaaccaaaagaaaacaaactgaccGAGCAGTCTACAACAGCATGCCAAGCAACAGCACCAGCATGCCCCCAATGACTGAGGAAGAAGTAAAGGCATGCTACCTTGCAATTCAGAACACTGGAGTGAAGTCTGGCTTCCTCTCATTGACTAAGAACTATGCAAAACACTATGTGCCTGCTGCAGTATCAGTGCCATTGCCACAACCATTGACACTGCTGCGCAGACATAATCCAATATCAGTGGAAGAGCTAAACCAGGTGTGTGATGATATTTTTACTTCACTTACGATTAGTGTTGAGGAAGCAACAGCTCTTGAGAAGCTGACCAGACAGCAATGGAAAAGTAGGCTATGGTACGATCATCGTGCTGGTAGAATAACACCCTCAAAATTCAAAGCTGCTTAACGTACCAGTGTCGCCAACCCTTCTAAGTCACTTTTGAAACAAATCTGTTACCCCCACGCTACCAAATGTTCAACCAAGGCAACAAGATGGGGATGTAAGCATGAAGAACATGCTCGATCATTGTATGTACAAGTGAGAAGGACACAGCACCAGCAACTAAAGGTAGTAGACAGTGGGCTACACATTATCCCGCAATACCCTTACCTAGGTGCGACACCTGATGGTCTGGTTGAATGCCTTTGTTGTAGGAAGGgtgtacttgaaataaaatgcCCACACTGCAAACGAGGCAAGTCACTGGATGAAGCTGCAGAAGATGGACAGTTTTGCCTGGAAAGGATTGGTGACAAACTCTCACTGAAGAAAAACCATGCCTATTATTATCAGGTTCAGGGGCAGATGCTTCTAACTGGTGTGAACTATTGTGATTTTGTTGTGTGAACAGATGACCAGCAGTCTCTCCATGTTGAAAGGATTATGCTGGACACTGACTTCATAAATAGAATGGTAGGAGAGCTGGAGACATTCTTTAGACTGTGTGTTCTGCCTGAGCTCATGGGGCAGAAATTCACAAAGCCATCAGAACAAGCTGATGATCAGCTGTTGTGCTACTGCCGTACAAGCAGAACTGATACAATAACACTACTGTGCAGCAACATGGGCTGCAAAGTTGTGCATTTCCATATGGAATGTGTCGGGCTGCAGAGACAACCAAAGAAATGGACCTGCTTAGATTGCAAAAAACttagtaaaaagaaacaataatcatATCAGGTTGTCACAATTTCGTTATTGGCTCttgtgtaaattttaaattgttcactGTTCATGTTACGTGAAAGGGTGCCAGCTAACCCAACTGTTCATTTTCTGCCTCAtacaaataatcaatattttttagaatttcacCTCTTTAGCATGGATGTTATATACCAGTACAGTGTATTTTATCTCAATGTGCTGTCActacacattataatttatattcaccCTTTTTAGCCaaggatatgaaatattattaatggaTGAAAATAATTAGACAGAGTGCAATATGTAGatattcatgctgtttattatgCTTCACAACATACATGTTTGcaggcaaaataaaatttaagatatgAATTTCTagcatacattatgtattatttaagaTTCCCAGAAGTACAGTTTTTTTAACAAGGTAGTTTTAAACTATGCAAAAGTGTAACTCTTAAACAAGCACCCATGAATGAAtacagaaatgtaaacaaaatgaaggtGTGTcttatgtacaataaatatatataggacAATGTCAATCAAATGGCACAACAGATGGAGAGATGTTTGTTAGAGCACATGCCACTCTTACTGTTTTGTCTAATGTTGTTAAATTACAACTTTGATCAGTTTGTAACAGCGTAATTGTAATAGTACTTTCAAGCATAGAATACTTTTGGCGTACCATGCCGATCATCCTCTCAACATGTATTCTCGCATAAGAAAGGACACGTGAAATTTCAACATCCAGTGCACTAAgcttttattttccttttgtaaAAGCTGGTATTTTAAGTTCTGCATTACAGAAAGCAACAGATTCAGATATAGTGAACCCACGGTCTGCCAGTATAACATCACCAGGAATTATATTGGCTAAAAACCCACAGTTTTCGGTAAGATTATCATCACTTGTTCGTCCTCCCCATCCCTTTgagataaaaattataactccTTGCGGAGCAATACCTATGAGGTATTTGACAGTATTATGGGACTTGTAACTTGAATAGGTGTCTGCTCGTGCCTGGAGGTCTGACGGCCgctgtatgaatattttgaaacaatcaaTGATGCAGGCACACTTTGAAAACTTCTCACGAAAAGACACGGGCAACATCATTCTTAGTTCCTCTCTCTCAGGCCAGAAAACAAATGTTGGTACCAGTCGAATATTCATGACATTTATGACCTCCTGAAATATGCGTGATACTGTTGAGGTGTGCAATCCAAATATGTATCCTAAGAGCTGCAGTGGCACATCCAATCGCAGTCTCATGAGTGTCAATAtgaattattgaaatttagagaCTGACTGTGTATCTCggaaatatatgtaaatttgGTTGAATATGATCATCATCACTGCATATGACGGCAGACCTGTACAGTATTTGACCTTCTCGTCGTCATTTGCAAAAGTAGCATCTTCGAAACAGTTCGCTTTTGCTATACTTTTATAGTGGAGGACTTCATTCCGCAACTGTTGGCATTCAGATTCAAGTCTAACTAAGTCTGTGAATGATATTTCCGTCTGCATACATGTCTcagttgtatattgtgatgtacaCAAGTCAAAAGTATCACATGTAGCTTCAAGTTCATCAGCAGAATCAGTACAGCTGCTATCAGTGGCAGCAGTGCCAGCAGATTCTATGAAAGCAAGGTCAAGCAGCCCAGCAGCAGCTTCAtgtctcttttgttgttcttttctccttttggtcacttctttcctgttttcatatGTACACAATTCAGCAGTTTTCCTTCTCTTCAGGGGAgaacgtgtaaaatgaaatatggaaggtaCATAGTCAGGTGATAGGGGATCATCACTCTTCGTCCCTGAAACAGAGTACAATAACTTAGTTAAGATATAGATCTACAGGCATCATcaggtaatatttatatatataacagatacactgtacacttttaattgaatatatatatatatatataactgaatatgctgaacattgtttaacaactgaatgtacagccaacaaagtaattatttgcacactttttaatcttgtgccagttgtggttttctgatgaatcacttaaattggtcctttaagagatattaacattttgtcttaatgtacaaatggctatataacctattcatcatgaataatattgttccttcagtaaatttactattcagttatttaaaagtaaaagaaaagtgtgcaaaaaatttctttgactggtgctgcagtgtgttctgctatacatatatcatgcatgtaagtttcaatttattcagcctggctatagatgaattatacatacctgacacaaaatgtttactacaaagtcTGGTGTGCTCTGTGGGTGTCCAGTTTTTTCCTATTGACAGCTGCAATCCATCGTCTTCTTCGGTCGGGATCTTTAGGAAATCTGTAGTATGACACGTtttccacctgtccatgtcgatttgaacagttaaatgcacaacacgaGTGTACCATCGCGCACTTTTGACTATGAATCACCGTTGTGTTGGAATATAAACACGCCGAACGTGCCATCCATCATGGCGGTCAGCAGTAACTAGGTCAAGAGTGACGTCACACGCAAAACCtctatacaacaacttaaacccaaaataaaccaatacaaaagaacacctttatacctatattaaaaataataaaataaataatataaaattatatattcaaacatctaacaccgccctctacattccgacactcagttacacaacccctttcaaacatgtggtcagcttccggtcagttacctctttctttctttgtgaacctgacgatgaccgaaggaggtcgCAACGTTGTTTgctccaaacaaacaataataaaccccacgataaaacaaactataaaaccttatattgctgcataccatatattcccgacatcagcaaaaaaataactaacatttggaaaatacttattacaaaacacaatattccagtaaacaccaaattaattcaaaaaaccaggtacaaaactaacgtctatactatgtaaaaatacaaatacaacaccaacataatttataaaatataatgcaacaactgccacgacttctgtattggagaaacaagcagaaaaatggaagcCAGATTCTAATaacacaataaacactttcacatgtttttgaacaatgcGAATCAAATAATCACAACAAAGtgtagaaaacactcagatacaaaggagggaaacaaatataaacaaaagaaaaatcaaagaagctctatttatacaacaactaaaacccaaaTTGAACCtatgtaaaggaacacctttatacctatactaattaataacctagcaTCTAACTTCAACGCCACCTGCAATCCCGTACACGCTTACACTCTCGTTCCTATGACATGTGCctagcaacggtcagttgcaaagtctctatttgttaacctgaagatgacctaagaaggtcgaaacgttgttctctgcttatcaataaaagtgttaatactcataccagccgtcttaagatatATTTGTACGATGAAGATACGTTTTTACTCTACGTTAATATCCACCATGCGTGCATCAAGAAAAGAATAAGTTGTTggaatttctatttattaaccagtttttaatattggtttaatatttccccgctgatttctccaagcccgttcccttggttatggtttcgctagatagtagatagggacagtgggaatctcgttaatccattcatgcgcgtcactaattagatgacgaggcatttggctaccttaagagagtcatagttacttaTGGAATGACTACAAGTCATAGTCATTTTGATTCCTGTAAATCATATCAGGTGGGTTGATGGATGACTTGAGATGTATACTACTTATACTAAATAATTAGCGTATTGTAATTTGTGGAATAACTATAAATTAATCAGTCCTTGAGTTCTTCTAGAGCGGTCTTGATGAGTCATATATgacaacaaaataattatctcATGTCACATTCATGATACTTTTAATTCAGTACCTTGTGTTTGTGACAATTCTATCGGATTTTACTTTCATCTATGTACAGAATTAATGACGCCTGCTCGCACTTGAAGTACTGTTGAAGTATTTTCATTCTGAAAATTCCTGTTGATAGTTCATtccaaacatttaatttttatctgaCTACGTTTTGTATTGTTGCAGGTCTGTGTCATTCTGATTTTTTCTATTACATGTATTATGTCTTACCATTTTTTAGATTAACCTGTGATAAGCTGAAGTATCAGGTTTATAGTTTAAAATGCAGTTTATGCTTTTGGAAGTTGATTTTTGAAGACATTTATcattcattaattattatttaattaattttgaatctGTTGCTAGGGgcaattttaaaagtataagtgCTAATTGTAGTTTCTCGTTTGGCTCTGTGGAAGCTCTAAGGTTCATGCAGCAGAAAATTATTGGGATACTTTATACTAGGCATACCACAAATGAATATTATGCAGGTTTCCACTTAGAATAAAgttaaactacttaaaataaaaaaaaaacaacaacattatttattgttgaatttgaAGATATGTTTCCATAATTAGAGAAATTTGTGTCGCGTGTATTTCtagtgttttttttacttctttttctttcaaaataacgTTCCTTAATATTAGATAACTAGATCTTTAGGGCTACTTACTACTTTCAAGTTCAAGTCTGCATGTTTGTTTGTCCATTGGATATTTCCAGAAATCCATTTTACAAATTAGTCGAAGATTTACTCTAAtggaagaaataatttaaaagaagattAGAAAAACAATGTGTTTAAAGGTACGTAATTTTcctactgtttatttttctgataaCGGCTGATGACCTctgaaatagtaaaataaaatataattgcaCACTAAATGCCAAAACTCATTCCTGTAAGTTGGAGCTACATCGTAACAGGTTGTTGAAGGATATGCTATAACAAccataaacacacatacatacacaataataataaaatttatatgaaataaattatgacattcaataatgtatttacttttatttgtaacacatgttctttatttcatatttgttacaTGTATTTTGTAGATACATCAGGCttcacattaatattaattaggCCTTTTAAACTTATTTGCTTTTTCACAATTTTTCATAGT
Protein-coding regions in this window:
- the LOC143223838 gene encoding uncharacterized protein LOC143223838, with protein sequence MAAAGFSSLVAHLTGAEKARYEEKVKELGVGDPYMLPPRVFTPVISSQDNVAQSQTVAGVDLPNITYGDICIYLINRTSTYTNKSLKGYKRLDAYKYFVAGFVQNVQITRATSDKVIITAKVCHSQRLNEPPLKPWVASCRNREIVSSHCTCKAGLGEVCSHVAATLFYMEAVVKRHHSTACISMPCKWIVPSRGKGHLSRSQTWTSQVSQPKENKLTEQSTTACQATAPNYAKHYVPAAVSVPLPQPLTLLRRHNPISVEELNQVCDDIFTSLTISVEEATALEKLTRQQWKSRLCVANPSKSLLKQICYPHATKCSTKATRWGCKHEEHARSLYVQVRRTQHQQLKVVDSGLHIIPQYPYLGATPDGLVECLCCRKGVLEIKCPHCKRGKSLDEAAEDGQFCLERIGDKLSLKKNHAYYYQVQGQMLLTGVNYCDFVV
- the LOC143258509 gene encoding uncharacterized protein LOC143258509, whose amino-acid sequence is MRLRLDVPLQLLGYIFGLHTSTVSRIFQEVINVMNIRLVPTFVFWPEREELRMMLPVSFREKFSKCACIIDCFKIFIQRPSDLQARADTYSSYKSHNTVKYLIGIAPQGVIIFISKGWGGRTSDDNLTENCGFLANIIPGDVILADRGFTISESVAFCNAELKIPAFTKGK
- the LOC143258508 gene encoding uncharacterized protein LOC143258508 translates to MDRWKTCHTTDFLKIPTEEDDGLQLSIGKNWTPTEHTRLCSKHFVSGTKSDDPLSPDYVPSIFHFTRSPLKRRKTAELCTYENRKEVTKRRKEQQKRHEAAAGLLDLAFIESAGTAATDSSCTDSADELEATCDTFDLCTSQYTTETCMQTEISFTDLVRLESECQQLRNEVLHYKSIAKANCFEDATFANDDEKVKYCTGLPSYAVMMIIFNQIYIYFRDTQSVSKFQ